In one Siniperca chuatsi isolate FFG_IHB_CAS linkage group LG14, ASM2008510v1, whole genome shotgun sequence genomic region, the following are encoded:
- the arhgap35b gene encoding rho GTPase-activating protein 35, which produces MMAKKQDARSPIYNLIVVGLSGTEKEKGQCGVGKSCLCNRYVRPSADDFYLDHTSVLSTSDFGGRVVNNDHFLFWGEVSRVLEEGPECRMHVVEQTEFIDDQTFQPHRSTAMQPYIKRAAATKLASAEKLMYFCTDQLGLEQDFEQKQMPEGKLQVDGFLLCVDVSRGMNRNFDDQLKFVTNLYGQLSKTKKPIVLVLTKCDEGVERYIKDAHTFAITKKNLPVVETSARSNINVDLAFLTLVQLIDKSRGKPKIILYFEALKLQSQQIASAKDRYEWLINRIVKNHNETWLNTSRRMNTSPEYKEYVFLEGTAKCKKLFQQHVYRLKQEHIERRRKIYLSTLPLALSSLVPDLDEIDQLSWSGVQKVLESKQHFAHWFVVLEDSPWEDTSHIDNMEDERIPSDLLETSEAEELFNAHLEHLRNECRRAEMRLEFKQKLASSPFVTPGKPWEEARSFIMNEEFYQWLEEPEYLDLYNRHQKEMIDRAKEDFQELLLEYSELFYELEVDAKPSKEKMGAIQEVLGEEQRFKALQKLPAERDALVLKHIHFVYHPTKETCPSSPHCGDSKIEQLLASRFPTCYPFLDVKAHFGDTKADRINLVILGKDGLAREFANEIRALCTNDDWYVLDGKMYELTLRPIEGNVRLPVNSFHTPTFTPHGCLCLYNSKESLSYVVESLERLRESTLGRRDSQLAQLPTSLLLVTKRGVGSYVDIGGETALNLITQGQQVARRLQCSFLDPASPGVGYGHNVNETQINQVLRGLLDIRRSTSFSSSSPPLVPEPPGLRDSPHQPAPEADLRIVMCLMCGDSYDIEQLLSPFLMHQHCRPMSNSGTSVLLEQTVGGHKLAIELSLLSYHASFTLRKSRLVHGYIAVYSVSRKASLETLCAFLCEVQDIIPVQLLAVGDSQAELTDSDYACEQLIQGEELAHEIEGRFNSVVCGSGGVVGGLHRIEMFHSFLMEVVEKRNIVEATHMYDNVAEACTNENVYSPRCSSPSPVTMFLDSEDDVEPSPPYYDGTLTSHSGGFNLPDLDSSDISVISDIRDFENKLNNKVPPQVRVKPGVTFDFRKVSRNPYIDTLGHRRSLPSAVTWVPGGDVGYDPSDYAEPIDAVSKPRPSNEEIIYSVPHDSTQGKIITIRNSNRMHSNGNGSDSEADSSSLERRRKFSAAGVKPRLYRDRSKRLGKFSSFRTSFIGSDDEMGALPKSKEDDFGTLKGESLVNEESEDPKKRNILKSLRRTAKKTRPKPRPAIPKPPESNYFGVPLVSVVSPDRPIPLFIEKCVRFIETTGLNTEGLYRVSGNKSEMESMQRQFEQDHGLDLVEKDFSINTVAGGLKSFFSELPEPLVPCALQVDLLDAFKINDREQRLYTMKDVLRRFPRENYDVFKYVVSHLHKVSQLNRLNLMTSENLSICFWPTLMRPDFTTMDALTATRTYQTIIETFIHQCAFFFYNQPLLDSPTGLAGLPASPTTTLSGSSAYSCYRSSPPHTTTHFSPLQQSPPTTPQSPLQSLLPSLHQHPHSHHSPAEQETL; this is translated from the exons ATGATGGCGAAAAAGCAAGATGCCCGATCGCCCATTTACAACCTCATTGTGGTGGGTTTGTCaggaacagagaaagagaaggggcAATGTGGGGTTGGCAAGTCCTGCTTGTGTAATAGGTATGTGCGGCCTAGTGCTGATGACTTCTACCTGGACCACACATCAGTGTTGAGCACCAGTGACTTTGGGGGTCGAGTGGTTAATAATGATCACTTTCTGTTTTGGGGGGAGGTATCACGGGTTCTGGAGGAGGGGCCTGAGTGCAGGATGCATGTTGTGGAGCAAACTGAATTCATTGATGACCAGACATTTCAGCCACACCGTAGCACTGCTATGCAGCCCTACATCAAACGGGCAGCCGCAACCAAGTTGGCTTCAGCAGAGAAGCTCATGTATTTCTGTACAGATCAGCTGGGCCTGGAGCAAGATTTTGAGCAAAAACAAATGCCAGAGGGAAAGTTGCAGGTTGATGGCTTTCTGCTTTGTGTTGATGTCAGCCGGGGCATGAACCGCAACTTTGATGACCAGCTGAAATTTGTCACAAACCTATATGGTCAGCTTAGCAAGACTAAGAAGCCCATTGTGCTGGTCCTCACCAAATGTGATGAAGGAGTTGAACGCTACATCAAAGATGCACATACCTTTGCTATCACAAAAAAGAATTTACCAGTAGTTGAGACATCTGCACGCTCAAATATAAATGTGGACCTTGCCTTCCTCACTTTGGTTCAACTTATCGATAAGAGCAGGGGCAAGCCCAAGATCATTCTTTACTTTGAAGCCCTAAAGCTCCAGAGTCAGCAGATAGCTTCTGCCAAGGATCGCTATGAATGGCTAATCAACCGTATAGTAAAGAATCATAATGAAACTTGGTTAAACACCAGTCGACGCATGAACACCTCCCCAGAGTACAAAGAATATGTCTTCTTGGAGGGAACGGCTAAATGCAAGAAGCTTTTTCAACAGCATGTCTACCGTCTGAAGCAGGAACATATTGAGAGGCGTCGCAAAATATACTTAAGCACTCTTCCTTTAGCACTTAGTTCTTTGGTGCCTGACCTGGATGAGATAGATCAACTGAGCTGGTCTGGGGTACAGAAGGTCCTAGAGTCCAAACAGCACTTTGCCCACTGGTTTGTTGTTCTGGAGGACTCACCATGGGAGGATACTTCTCACATTGATAACATGGAAGATGAACGAATCCCTTCAGACCTACTGGAGACTTCTGAAGCAGAGGAACTATTCAATGCCCACCTGGAACATCTGCGTAATGAGTGCAGACGGGCAGAGATGAGGCTGGAGTTTAAACAGAAGTTGGCTTCCTCTCCCTTTGTCACACCTGGTAAACCTTGGGAGGAGGCCCGCAGCTTTATCATGAATGAAGAGTTCTACCAGTGGCTTGAGGAGCCAGAGTACTTGGACCTGTATAACCGCCATCAGAAGGAGATGATTGACCGCGCTAAAGAAGACTTCCAGGAGCTCTTACTGGAGTACTCTGAGCTTTTTTATGAGCTTGAGGTGGATGCCAAGCCAAGTAAGGAGAAGATGGGGGCAATTCaggaggttttgggggaggaaCAAAGGTTCAAGGCACTACAAAAGCTTCCAGCTGAAAGAGATGCTCTGGTATTGAAGCATATCCACTTTGTCTATCACCCTACCAAGGAGACCTGTCCCAGCAGTCCTCACTGCGGAGACTCTAAGATTGAACAACTCTTAGCTTCACGTTTCCCCACGTGTTACCCCTTTTTGGATGTGAAAGCTCATTTTGGGGACACCAAGGCTGACAGAATTAACCTTGTCATACTAGGGAAGGATGGACTGGCCAGAGAATTTGCCAATGAGATTAGGGCTCTCTGCACAAATGATGACTGGTATGTGTTAGACGGGAAGATGTATGAACTGACACTGCGGCCTATTGAGGGAAATGTACGCCTGCCAGTAAATTCCTTCCacacccccaccttcacccCTCACGGATGTCTTTGTCTGTATAATTCAAAAGAGTCCCTCTCCTATGTGGTGGAAAGCCTTGAGCGACTTAGGGAATCAACTCTAGGTCGAAGGGATAGCCAGCTAGCACAGCTGCCAACATCACTGCTTTTAGTCACTAAAAGAGGCGTAGGATCATATGTGGATATAGGTGGAGAAACTGCCTTAAACCTAATAACACAGGGACAGCAGGTTGCAAGGAGACTGCAGTGTAGCTTTTTAGACCCTGCCTCCCCTGGTGTGGGTTATGGCCATAATGTCAATGAGACTCAAATCAACCAGGTGCTGAGGGGCCTTCTGGATATTAGGAGGAGCACATCCTTTAGTAGCAGCTCCCCACCCCTCGTCCCTGAGCCTCCAGGTCTCCGAGACTCTCCTCATCAGCCAGCCCCAGAGGCAGACCTTCGCATTGTCATGTGCTTAATGTGTGGAGACTCCTATGACATTGAGCAGCTCCTGTCCCCTTTCCTAATGCATCAGCACTGCAGGCCCATGTCCAATAGTGGCACCTCTGTATTGCTGGAGCAGACAGTTGGTGGACACAAGCTGGCTATAgagctctctctgctctcataCCACGCCTCCTTCACTTTGCGGAAGAGCAGGCTAGTACACGGCTACATTGCTGTGTACTCGGTCTCCCGGAAAGCCTCCCTGGAGACCCTGTGTGCCTTCTTGTGTGAGGTTCAGGACATCATCCCAGTTCAGCTGTTGGCAGTGGGAGATAGCCAGGCAGAGCTCACTGACAGCGACTATGCCTGTGAGCAGCTGATCCAGGGGGAGGAGCTAGCCCATGAGATTGAGGGTCGTTTCAATAGTGTAGTTTGTGGATCCGGAGGCGTGGTAGGAGGCCTGCACAGGATAGAAATGTTCCATTCTTTTCTGATGGAGGTGGTAGAGAAACGCAACATTGTGGAGGCCACACACATGTACGATAATGTTGCTGAAGCATGcaccaatgaaaatgtgtacTCTCCGCGCTGCAGCTCTCCCAGTCCTGTCACCATGTTCTTGGATTCAGAGGATGATGTAGAGCCCTCGCCACCATACTATGATGGCACACTCACTTCTCATAGTGGGGGCTTCAACCTGCCTGACTTAGATTCCAGTGACATTTCTGTCATATCTGATATCAGAGACTTTGAGAACAAACTCAACAACAAAGTACCCCCCCAAGTGAGAGTTAAACCGGGTGTCACTTTTGACTTCCGGAAGGTGAGCCGTAACCCATACATTGATACACTAGGTCATCGTCGCTCTCTACCCTCTGCTGTTACCTGGGTTCCTGGTGGGGATGTGGGCTACGATCCCTCAGACTATGCCGAACCCATTGACGCTGTCTCAAAACCCCGCCCTAGCAATGAAGAGATCATCTACTCAGTGCCACATGACAGCACACAAGGCAAAATCATCACCATCCGCAACTCCAACAGGATGCACTCCAATGGAAATGGCTCAGACAGCGAAGCAGACAGCAGCTCTCTGGAGCGAAGGAGAAAGTTCTCAGCAGCGGGGGTGAAGCCTCGTCTTTACCGTGACCGCTCCAAGCGTCTTGGCAAGTTCAGCAGCTTTCGCACAAGCTTCATAGGCAGCGATGATGAGATGGGAGCTCTTCCAAAGTCCAAGGAAGATGACTTTGGGACGCTGAAAGGCGAAAGTCTTGTTAATGAGGAGAGTGAGGAcccaaaaaagagaaacattctGAAGAGCCTGCGACGAACAGCCAAG AAAACAAGACCAAAGCCCCGTCCAGCTATTCCCAAGCCCCCGGAGAGCAATTACTTTGGCGTCCCCCTAGTGAGTGTGGTATCCCCAGACAGACCTATCCCACTCTTCATCGAGAAGTGTGTCCGCTTCATTGAGACAACAG gcCTGAATACAGAGGGTTTGTACCGCGTAAGCGGCAACAAGTCAGAGATGGAAAGCATGCAGAGGCAGTTTGAACAGG ACCACGGATTAGACCTAGTGGAGAAAGACTTCTCCATAAACACTGTGGCTGGAGGCCTCAAAAGCTTCTTCTCTGAGCTGCCTGAACCCCTGGTGCCTTGTGCTCTGCAGGTGGACCTATTGGATGCTTTCA aaaTCAATGACAGAGAACAGAGGTTATATACCATGAAGGATGTCCTGAGGAGGTTCCCCAGGGAGAATtatgatgtcttcaaatatgTAGTGAGCCACTTACACAA GGTGAGCCAGCTGAACAGGTTGAACTTGATGACCAGTGAAAACTTGTCCATCTGTTTCTGGCCCACCCTCATGAGGCCAGACTTCACCACTATGGATGCCCTGACTGCCACACGAACCTACCAGACAATCATCGAGACCTTCATCCACCAGTGTGCATTCTTCTTTTACAACCAGCCCCTCCTCGACTCCCCCACCGGCCTAGCAGGCCTCCCTGCCTCACCCACCACCACCCTCAGCGGGAGCTCTGCCTACTCTTGTTACcgctcctctcctccccacaccaccacacacttcAGCCCCCTGCAGCAGTCCCCACCCACCACCCCCCAGTCTCCCCTGCAGTCTCTGCTCCCTTCCCTCCACCAACACCCCCACTCCCACCATTCCCCTGCCGAACAAGAGACACTGTAA